In the Caballeronia sp. M1242 genome, GGGAAAACGCGTCGGCTCGGGGCGCGCAAGGATGCGCGCAAACCGCGGATGGTCTCGCACGAGGAAGCGCCTGCCGAGCGTATCGCTCGATAGGCCGTCGATGGCGAGCGGCACCAGCGTTTCGCCGTCTAGCCGCAACAGCGCAGCGGCGTCGCTCGGGAAAAGCGCGCGTAGCGTGCTCAGCAATCGGCGATAGCGCTCGGTATCTGGAATGTCGTGCGATAGGTCTTCGATCAGCGGCACAAGGGCGTCTAAGACGACGCGCGAAGTCATCGCGACTACGTCGGCAGTCTTTTGGACTAGGGTCGAAGTGACCATGCTTCCCCACAAGTCGTTGAATCTACGAGGATTCTACACTGGCATAGAAGCTGTATGAGGTGACGGCACAAATCGCTCGCGGGGCTTTCCGGCTCCGCCCTTGTCACTAGGACTACACCATGCTGTCAGCAGAACACCGTTCCATCATCAAAGCCACCGTGCCGCTTCTGGAAAGCGGCGGCGAAGCGCTCACGCGCCACTTCTACGCCACCATGCTGAACGAACACCCCGAAGTGCGCCCGATGTTTAATCAAGCGCATCAGGCAAGCGGCGCCCAGCAACGCGCGCTCGCCAACGGCGTGTTGATGTACGCGCGGCATATCGACGAGCTCGACAAGCTCGGCGGGCTCGTCGGGCAGATCATCAACAAGCACGTCGCGCTCAATATTCAGCCGGAGCATTATCCGATCGTCGGAAGTTGCCTGCTCCGCTCGATCCGCGAAGTGCTCGGCGCAGACATCGCCACCGACGCCGTCATCGAGGCGTGGGCCGCTGCTTATGGCCAGCTAGCGGATCTGCTCATCGGCCTGGAGGAAGGGATCTACAGCGAGCGCGAACACGCGCCGGGCGGATGGCGCGGCACGCGGCGCTTCGTCGTCGCGCGCAAGGTCGCTGAAAGTGACGAGATCACGTCGTTCTATCTCGTGCCCGAGGACGGCGGCAGTCTCCTCGATTTTCATCCGGGACAGTACATCGGGCTGCGTGTGTTCGTCGACGGCGAGGAACTGCGTCGCAACTACTCGCTGTCGGCGGCGCCCAACGGCCGCGAATATCGCATCAGCGTCAAGCGCGAGAAGGAAGGCAAGGTGTCGAGCTTCCTGCACGACCGCATTCACGAACGCGACACGATCGACCTGTATCCGCCCGCCGGTGACTTCAGGCTCGAACACGGCGACAAGCCGCTCGTTCTGATCAGCGGCGGCGTGGGCATCACGCCGACGCTCGCGATGCTCGACGCCGCGCTCGCCACGACGAAGCGCCCGATCCATTTCATCCACGCGGCGCGGCACGGCGGCGCGCACGCGTTCCGCGAGACGATCGACGAACTGGCCGCGCGTTATCCGCAACTCAAACGCTTCTATTGCTATGAGAATCGGCGCGACGGCGACAGCGAGCCGCACGGCGTCGGCTTCGTGAACGAAACGCTGCTCGACCAGTGGCTGCCTGCGAACCGCGACGTCGATGCTTACTTCCTCGGGCCGATGTCGTTCATGAAGGCGGTGAAGAAGCATCTCAAGGCGCTCGGCGTGCCGGAAGCGCAGAGCCGCTATGAGTTCTTCGGGCCGGCTGCTGCGCTTGATTGAGCGTTCATTTGCGTCGAGAAGACGGACGCGCGCTGGACATGGCAATCCGCTGCACGCACTCTCTTTATAGATGAAAGCGTATCGTAATGCAAAGAGCGCTCTTTGTAGGGTAAACGCTTGCGACGGATGGCTCAGTTAGAACACATTAAACGGCACATTCACCATCAGCCGATATATGTCGCTCGTCCCGTCGGAATAATACTTACTGCCTTGGTGATGCATGTAATAGAACTTGACCGACGTGTTCTTGAACTTGCCCTCCGGCACGGTGTAACTCGGAATAATGCCGAATTCGTGATGCGTGCCGTGCACGGGTTCCCCGTTCACGATATAGCTGCTCGCGTTGACCGTGCCGCTATTGGCCATGGCACTGCCGTCTGCGCCCCACCCATATGCGACCCACGTCGTCACCTTGAACCCGGGCATGCCGTAGTCCTTAAGATTCAGCGAATAAGAAAGACTGACTGACTTTTCGTGCGGCTGGTTGTAGTCGACATCCAGCGAGTTCGAAAGATAATCGCCGCCCGACTCGTGCATGTAGTCGAACATCTGATCGCCGAGAATCTGCTGGAAGGCGAACTGCAGCGTATGCGCGCCATGCGTGCCGGCGAGCGCGAGGCTATACGCGTTGTTATTGATCGGCCCCTGACGCTTGTCGCCGATTGCGCCCGTGTAGTAATAGTTGAGCGCGCCGGTCCAGCGGACGGATTTCGCGTCGCCGATGCTTTGAGTCGCCGAAAGATAGTACTGCTGCCAGACGTTATTCGCGATGCTGCCGTACAGCGTGACCGCCGTATCGTCGCCGCGCGTCCAGTCGCCGCCGAAGTACGTGAATTGTGAGACGTGCTTGCCGCCGTATTCGGTTGAAAGCCCGGTTACGGTCGTCATGCCGCGCGAGATCACGCCATCCACCGTGCCGGCTTTCAGCGTCAGGTTCTTGAACTCGTCGCTGGCGAGCGAGAAGCCGCGATACGTCGGGGGCAGCGCGCGATTGTCGTGCGGCACGAGGAACGGGTTGTCGAAGAGTTGCTGGCCGTATTTGAGCACCGTGTTCGACACGCGCGCCTTCACGTCCCACACGCCCGGATACGCCCACGCAAGCTGGTTCGCGCCGCCGCCGTCCGTGCCCACGTGTACGCGGGTGCCCGCGCCGTTGCCGCCGTTCAGCTTGAACGCGCCGAACATCGACACGTCGCCGCCGAGCCCGATGAGCCCGCGCGTGAAGCCGGATTCGAACACGGCCTGTGCGCCGAGCACCCACGCGTCTTTGTCCTTTGCGCCCTTCGGTTCGAAATGTTCCGAGAAAGAGCGGCCGAGCAAATTCAAATGCGAGTCTTCAATGAAGCCCTTCGACTTCGCCTGATTGCTCACGGGCGCGTCGGCTTCGGTATTAGGCGGCGAACTCGGGACGGTTTCGGTATGGCGAGAAAGCGGCTCGGTATCGGCTTCCTGGCCATATGCGGCCACGGTCGCGGCCATCACGCCGCTAAACAGCAAAATCGAAAGTGCGACTGAAAGTTTTTCTTTTTTCACGAAAAGTATCTCCAACGACTGACTCAACCTGCGGACTGCACAAACCAACTCTCAAAATCGACGGCTGCAACGAGCCGCGCCCGGCGACCGAAGCAGTCGGGACGAGCGACGCGTGCTTAGGGCTACTACGCGTGCATGTCGTGAGCTATGGAAACTTGCGCATCAGGCGAAAAAGCACGCGGCCGACGCGCCGTTATCGAGCACGCGCAATTCGGGCATTTCCAACGCGCATCGCGCTTCTGCCATCGGGCAACGCGTATGGAACACGCAGCCGGAAGGCGGACTGATAGGGCTCGGGATATCACCGGACAAGATCTGCACGGTCTTGCCGCGCTCGACAGCCGGATCAGGCACCGGCACCGCCGAAAGCAGCGCGCGCGTGTACGGATGCCGCGGCGTTTCGTAAAGCGCCTGCTTGTCGGCGAGCTCCATCACGCGGCCGAGATACATCACCATCACGCGGTCCGAGATATGGCGCACCACCGCGAGATCATGCGCGATGAAGATGAGCGACAGCCCCATCTCCGACTGCAACGACTTCAGCAGATTGACGATCTGCGCCTGAATGGAGACGTCGAGCGCGGAAACGGGTTCGTCGCAGATCACGAGCTTCGGCTCCACGATCAGCGCACGCGCGATGCCGATACGCTGGCACTGACCGCCCGAAAACTCGTGCGGATAGCGGTTGATCATCTGCTCGCGCAGGCCGACTTTCGCCATCATCGCGCGCACGCGTGCCTGACTTTCCTCTTTGCCGATACCCGGCCGATGCTCGGTCAACGGCTCCGCGATGATCTGCCCGACCGTCATGCGCGGATCGAGCGATGCGAGCGGGTCCTGAAAGATCATCTGCACGTCGGCGCGCGCCGCATGCCATTCGCGCGGCGAGGCCCGCGTGAGATTCGTGCCCATCCACACGATGTCGCCGCTCGTCGCCGGGATCAGGTTCAGAATGGCGCGCGAAAGCGTCGACTTCCCGCAGCCAGATTCGCCCACCACGCCGAGCGTCTCGCCCGCGCGAAGATCGAAGCTCACGCCGTCGACGGCCTTCAGCGTGCGCGCGGGCGCCCACGGCAGGCGGCTCTTCGCCTTCACCTGGAAATGCACGCGCATGTCGCGCACGGAAAGAATGGTCGATGCCGCGTCAGACATGGCTCGCCTCCCGATAACGCGTCGCCAGCGCATCCACGGGCCGATGGCACGCGCGCAGCCAGTGCGCGCCGTCGACCGCCGCAAGCGCGGGCGCGCGCTCGGCGCATTCTGCGGCGGCATCCGCGCAACGTTCGTGGAACGGGCAGCCCGCCGGCGGATGCGCCATGTTCGGCGGATTGCCGGGAATGCCGGTGAGCTCGCCGCCTTGCTGGTCGAGGCGCGGCAACGCGCGCAGCAAGCCGATGGTGTACGGATGCGAAGGTTTCGCGAACAGCGTGGCGGCGTCGCATTGCTCCATCACGCGGCCGCCGTACATCACCATGACCTTTTCGCACAAACCGGCGACGACGCCGAGATCATGCGTGATCAACACGATGGACGTGCCGAAATCGCGCTGCAAGTCCCGCAGCAGTTGCAGCACCTGCGCCTGCACGGTGACGTCGAGCGCGGTGGTCGGCTCGTCGGCGAACAGCACTTCGGGCTCGCAGAGCAGCGCCATCGCGATCATCACGCGCTGCCGCATGCCGCCCGACAACTCGTGCGGATACTGTCCGATGCGATGCGCCGCCTCGGGAATGCGCACGGCTTCCAGCATGGCGATGGCCCGCTTCTTCGCCTCGCGGCGCGTCATGTTCTTGTGCAGTTCCAGCACTTCGGTCATTTGCCGCTCGATGGTCAGGTACGGATTGAGCGAGCTCATCGGGTCCTGAAAGATCATCGAGAGGCGGTTGCCGCGAATCCGGTTCAGCGCCTTCGCGGACATGCCGAGCAGGTTCTCGCCGCGATACATCGCGTGGCCGCTTGCGCGCCCGTTCGACGCCAGCAGCCCGAGCATGGCGAGCACCGTCTGGCTTTTGCCTGAGCCCGATTCGCCGACGATGCCGAGCGTTTCGCCCTCTTCCAGCGTGAAGCTCACGCCGTTGACCGCGCGAACGGTGGCGTCGTGTGTCGCGAACTCGACGCGCAGATCGT is a window encoding:
- a CDS encoding OprD family outer membrane porin, producing MKKEKLSVALSILLFSGVMAATVAAYGQEADTEPLSRHTETVPSSPPNTEADAPVSNQAKSKGFIEDSHLNLLGRSFSEHFEPKGAKDKDAWVLGAQAVFESGFTRGLIGLGGDVSMFGAFKLNGGNGAGTRVHVGTDGGGANQLAWAYPGVWDVKARVSNTVLKYGQQLFDNPFLVPHDNRALPPTYRGFSLASDEFKNLTLKAGTVDGVISRGMTTVTGLSTEYGGKHVSQFTYFGGDWTRGDDTAVTLYGSIANNVWQQYYLSATQSIGDAKSVRWTGALNYYYTGAIGDKRQGPINNNAYSLALAGTHGAHTLQFAFQQILGDQMFDYMHESGGDYLSNSLDVDYNQPHEKSVSLSYSLNLKDYGMPGFKVTTWVAYGWGADGSAMANSGTVNASSYIVNGEPVHGTHHEFGIIPSYTVPEGKFKNTSVKFYYMHHQGSKYYSDGTSDIYRLMVNVPFNVF
- a CDS encoding ABC transporter ATP-binding protein; amino-acid sequence: MPLVEINDLRVEFATHDATVRAVNGVSFTLEEGETLGIVGESGSGKSQTVLAMLGLLASNGRASGHAMYRGENLLGMSAKALNRIRGNRLSMIFQDPMSSLNPYLTIERQMTEVLELHKNMTRREAKKRAIAMLEAVRIPEAAHRIGQYPHELSGGMRQRVMIAMALLCEPEVLFADEPTTALDVTVQAQVLQLLRDLQRDFGTSIVLITHDLGVVAGLCEKVMVMYGGRVMEQCDAATLFAKPSHPYTIGLLRALPRLDQQGGELTGIPGNPPNMAHPPAGCPFHERCADAAAECAERAPALAAVDGAHWLRACHRPVDALATRYREASHV
- the hmpA gene encoding NO-inducible flavohemoprotein; amino-acid sequence: MLSAEHRSIIKATVPLLESGGEALTRHFYATMLNEHPEVRPMFNQAHQASGAQQRALANGVLMYARHIDELDKLGGLVGQIINKHVALNIQPEHYPIVGSCLLRSIREVLGADIATDAVIEAWAAAYGQLADLLIGLEEGIYSEREHAPGGWRGTRRFVVARKVAESDEITSFYLVPEDGGSLLDFHPGQYIGLRVFVDGEELRRNYSLSAAPNGREYRISVKREKEGKVSSFLHDRIHERDTIDLYPPAGDFRLEHGDKPLVLISGGVGITPTLAMLDAALATTKRPIHFIHAARHGGAHAFRETIDELAARYPQLKRFYCYENRRDGDSEPHGVGFVNETLLDQWLPANRDVDAYFLGPMSFMKAVKKHLKALGVPEAQSRYEFFGPAAALD
- the oppF gene encoding murein tripeptide/oligopeptide ABC transporter ATP binding protein OppF, with amino-acid sequence MSDAASTILSVRDMRVHFQVKAKSRLPWAPARTLKAVDGVSFDLRAGETLGVVGESGCGKSTLSRAILNLIPATSGDIVWMGTNLTRASPREWHAARADVQMIFQDPLASLDPRMTVGQIIAEPLTEHRPGIGKEESQARVRAMMAKVGLREQMINRYPHEFSGGQCQRIGIARALIVEPKLVICDEPVSALDVSIQAQIVNLLKSLQSEMGLSLIFIAHDLAVVRHISDRVMVMYLGRVMELADKQALYETPRHPYTRALLSAVPVPDPAVERGKTVQILSGDIPSPISPPSGCVFHTRCPMAEARCALEMPELRVLDNGASAACFFA